The following are encoded in a window of Salinibacter ruber DSM 13855 genomic DNA:
- a CDS encoding isoprenyl transferase: MAPRRLPPCCTSQNRGECVPHRAYIRTERRSPMASSRHPSANGSAQCEAAELSDEQRQRALRDRGELPAHVACIMDGNGRWAQERGEARVVGHHEGVTSVRDVTEACAELGIDYLTLYTFSTENWERPDAEINALMELLVQTVKEERDTLMENGVRLQTIGDLSELPGSCQDALRQTKRDTAENDRMTLTLALSYSGRWEIVRAARDLATKVEEGECSPDDIDAALFEEQLDTSGMPDPDLLVRTGGEFRLSNFLLWQSAYTEFYITDEFWPAFRRPQLYASIRSYQDRDRRFGRIECASADDPGPGT, encoded by the coding sequence ATGGCGCCTCGTAGGTTACCACCCTGTTGCACTTCGCAAAACCGGGGAGAGTGCGTCCCCCATCGTGCGTACATTCGGACGGAGCGACGTAGTCCCATGGCATCGTCTCGGCATCCCTCAGCGAACGGATCCGCCCAGTGTGAAGCGGCCGAGCTCAGTGACGAGCAGCGGCAGCGTGCCCTCCGGGATCGGGGAGAGCTCCCGGCCCACGTGGCCTGTATCATGGACGGGAACGGCCGCTGGGCCCAGGAGCGGGGCGAGGCCCGGGTCGTGGGGCACCACGAGGGCGTGACGTCCGTCCGCGACGTGACGGAGGCCTGCGCGGAGCTCGGCATCGACTACCTCACCCTCTACACGTTTAGCACCGAAAACTGGGAGCGGCCCGACGCGGAGATCAATGCGCTGATGGAACTCCTGGTACAGACCGTGAAGGAGGAGCGGGACACGCTGATGGAGAATGGGGTGCGGCTGCAGACCATCGGCGACCTGTCGGAGCTCCCCGGGTCGTGCCAGGACGCCCTCCGTCAGACCAAGCGGGACACGGCCGAGAACGACCGCATGACGCTCACCCTCGCGCTCTCCTACAGCGGGCGCTGGGAAATCGTGCGGGCTGCCCGAGACCTTGCCACCAAGGTCGAAGAGGGAGAGTGTTCGCCGGACGACATCGACGCGGCCCTGTTCGAGGAGCAGCTCGACACGTCGGGCATGCCGGACCCGGACCTTCTGGTTCGGACGGGGGGCGAGTTCCGTCTCTCCAATTTCCTGCTCTGGCAGAGCGCCTACACGGAGTTTTACATCACCGACGAGTTCTGGCCGGCGTTTCGGCGGCCCCAGCTGTACGCGTCCATTCGCAGCTACCAGGACCGAGACCGACGGTTCGGCCGCATCGAGTGCGCCTCCGCCGACGATCCCGGCCCTGGGACGTAG
- a CDS encoding secondary thiamine-phosphate synthase enzyme YjbQ, producing MATHQDRIELSTDGHRDMHDLTASVTEVVRASGIDAGLVHVHNVGSTGAVGTIEFEPGLQQDLPEQLDALFPPEETYAHEQRWHDGNGHSHLQATTLSPSITVPVGDGAPILGTWQQIFHLECDVKPRERTVVVTVRGD from the coding sequence ATGGCCACGCACCAGGACCGCATCGAGCTGTCGACCGACGGGCACCGGGATATGCACGACCTGACGGCCTCGGTGACGGAGGTCGTCCGCGCGTCCGGCATTGACGCAGGACTCGTGCACGTGCACAACGTCGGCAGCACCGGGGCCGTCGGCACCATCGAGTTCGAGCCGGGCCTTCAGCAGGACCTGCCCGAACAACTCGACGCGCTGTTCCCGCCCGAGGAGACCTACGCCCACGAGCAGCGCTGGCACGACGGCAACGGCCACTCGCACCTCCAGGCCACCACGCTGAGTCCGTCGATCACCGTGCCGGTCGGGGACGGCGCGCCGATCCTCGGCACCTGGCAGCAGATCTTCCACCTCGAATGCGACGTCAAGCCCCGCGAGCGGACCGTCGTGGTAACGGTGCGGGGGGACTGA
- a CDS encoding mechanosensitive ion channel family protein, which translates to MVAPQSIPQRLQTRTDTTAQSGPVGEAANRFNNAFSDGLRLFLDGNWEGLYDHLTSGALYLLGLLTERGLQSLAAFLLLYIIYRALYLASERALDRSDSIEPGLQSLLLKTFRVASFFFIGTVVLDQLGVNVAVLVGGLGIAGIVAGFAARDSLENFIAGVTVLVDKPFQVGDYIEIGDQYGQVDEITLRSTRLRTVRNRTMVLPNTHMITQELMNHTKRNVLRIDVSFGIAYKEVPDEARAALLSLFEGDDRVLTEPAPSVVVTEMADSSVNMALRFYTRNPDQEVPLRWEYTEKVREKLREADIEIPFPHRQLFLDEAKTLQGSDLLAPADDPANGEGPSAE; encoded by the coding sequence ATGGTGGCTCCCCAGTCTATTCCCCAGCGGCTCCAAACACGGACGGACACCACGGCCCAGTCCGGGCCCGTCGGTGAGGCCGCCAACAGGTTCAACAACGCATTTAGTGACGGCCTCCGGCTCTTTCTGGATGGCAACTGGGAGGGACTCTACGACCACCTCACATCGGGGGCCCTGTACCTCCTGGGGCTGCTTACCGAGCGGGGCCTTCAGTCCCTCGCGGCGTTTCTGCTGTTGTACATCATCTACCGGGCGCTGTACCTCGCGTCCGAGCGCGCCCTGGATCGCAGCGACAGCATCGAGCCGGGCCTCCAGAGCCTCCTGCTGAAAACCTTCCGGGTGGCGTCGTTCTTCTTCATCGGCACGGTGGTCCTCGACCAGCTCGGGGTCAACGTCGCGGTGCTGGTCGGCGGTCTGGGCATTGCGGGAATCGTCGCCGGATTCGCGGCGCGGGACTCGCTGGAGAATTTCATCGCGGGCGTCACGGTCCTCGTCGACAAGCCGTTCCAGGTGGGCGACTACATCGAGATTGGCGACCAGTACGGACAGGTCGACGAGATTACGCTCCGCTCCACGCGCCTCCGCACGGTCCGGAACCGGACCATGGTGCTGCCCAACACGCACATGATCACGCAGGAGCTGATGAACCACACCAAGCGGAATGTGCTGCGGATCGATGTCTCCTTCGGCATCGCCTACAAGGAGGTCCCCGACGAGGCGCGGGCGGCGCTCCTCTCTCTGTTCGAAGGCGACGACCGCGTCCTAACCGAGCCGGCCCCCAGCGTGGTCGTGACGGAGATGGCGGACTCCAGCGTCAACATGGCCCTCCGCTTTTACACCCGCAACCCGGATCAGGAGGTGCCGCTGCGCTGGGAGTACACGGAGAAGGTCCGCGAAAAACTGCGCGAGGCGGACATCGAGATCCCCTTTCCCCACCGTCAACTCTTCCTCGACGAGGCGAAGACCCTCCAGGGGTCGGATCTTCTCGCCCCCGCGGACGACCCCGCAAACGGAGAGGGGCCATCGGCAGAGTGA
- the panB gene encoding 3-methyl-2-oxobutanoate hydroxymethyltransferase, translating into MGADSSPPDVADVPRVTTKTVQEMKEEGVPIAALTAYDYTSARLLDRAGADVLLVGDSAANVMAGHETTLPMTLDQMIYHAQCVVRGIDRSLVVVDLPFGAYQGDPTEALDSAIRVMKEAGAHAVKLEGGAPVVEAVERMVTAGIPVMGHLGLTPQSIYDYGTYQVRARDEEEADELRADAKRLEEAGCFAVVLEKIPAELAAEVTASLSIPTIGIGAGDQTDGQVLVSHDALGLSTDFEPRFVRRYARLDETIIDAIGAYVSDVRDRSFPDEDESY; encoded by the coding sequence ATGGGTGCCGACTCTTCCCCCCCGGACGTTGCGGACGTGCCGCGCGTGACCACCAAGACCGTTCAGGAGATGAAAGAGGAAGGGGTGCCGATCGCCGCACTGACGGCGTACGACTACACCTCGGCCCGGCTCCTGGACCGGGCCGGCGCGGACGTGTTGCTTGTCGGCGACTCCGCGGCGAACGTGATGGCGGGGCACGAGACCACCCTCCCGATGACCCTCGATCAGATGATCTACCACGCGCAGTGCGTGGTGCGGGGCATCGACCGGTCGCTCGTGGTCGTCGACCTTCCGTTCGGCGCGTACCAGGGGGACCCGACGGAGGCCCTCGACTCGGCCATCCGGGTGATGAAGGAGGCCGGGGCCCACGCGGTGAAGCTGGAGGGGGGCGCGCCGGTGGTCGAGGCCGTGGAGCGGATGGTGACGGCAGGCATCCCGGTGATGGGCCACCTGGGCCTGACGCCGCAGAGCATCTACGACTATGGCACCTACCAGGTGCGGGCCCGCGACGAGGAGGAAGCCGATGAGCTTCGCGCCGACGCCAAACGGCTCGAAGAGGCCGGGTGCTTCGCCGTCGTGCTGGAAAAGATCCCCGCCGAACTGGCGGCGGAGGTGACCGCGTCCCTCTCCATCCCGACGATTGGAATCGGGGCGGGCGACCAGACGGACGGGCAGGTCCTGGTGTCCCACGACGCCCTCGGGCTGTCGACGGACTTTGAGCCCCGGTTCGTGCGCCGCTACGCCCGCCTCGACGAGACGATCATCGACGCGATCGGCGCGTACGTGTCGGACGTGCGGGACCGGTCGTTCCCCGACGAGGACGAAAGCTACTGA
- a CDS encoding OmpH family outer membrane protein, with protein MSNRVTKSLSLLLLLVAMAAMPVQAQKIGYVDQQAVLVSMPEMQEVQQQVQQEMKQQQRELQQQRQQFQKRVKQFQQQQSLLDDSARAERERELQKRSQELRRAAQQRQQQMQKKRRKMMQPLLEKLQGAIDKVAAQQELDMVLRRQVLLYEDETSERVADITRDVAGELGISLTQSPGEPSPTLDQNAPPAGGSGSGQ; from the coding sequence ATGTCAAATCGAGTTACAAAGTCCCTCTCACTTCTTCTTCTCCTCGTGGCGATGGCCGCGATGCCGGTGCAGGCCCAGAAGATCGGGTACGTCGACCAGCAGGCCGTCCTGGTGAGCATGCCGGAGATGCAAGAGGTACAGCAGCAGGTGCAGCAGGAAATGAAGCAGCAGCAGCGCGAACTCCAGCAGCAGCGGCAGCAGTTTCAGAAGCGGGTCAAGCAGTTTCAGCAGCAGCAGTCGCTGCTCGACGATTCGGCGCGCGCCGAGCGCGAGCGCGAGCTGCAGAAGCGTTCGCAGGAGCTCCGGCGAGCGGCCCAGCAGCGCCAGCAGCAGATGCAGAAGAAGCGTCGCAAAATGATGCAGCCCCTTCTGGAGAAGCTCCAGGGGGCGATCGACAAGGTGGCGGCCCAGCAGGAGCTCGACATGGTTCTGCGTCGACAGGTCCTTCTCTACGAGGACGAGACCAGTGAGCGCGTCGCCGACATCACGCGCGACGTCGCGGGGGAGCTTGGCATTTCGCTCACGCAGTCGCCCGGCGAGCCGTCCCCGACCCTGGACCAAAATGCGCCGCCGGCTGGGGGAAGCGGGAGCGGCCAGTAG
- the asd gene encoding aspartate-semialdehyde dehydrogenase: MDEHDYRVGILGATGAVGQTFIRLLDDHPWFTVTSVAASERSAGRPYREAANWLSGQPIPPSVASLEVQSTEPEAMDCDVVFSALDSSVAGEIEEAFARAGVPVVSNAKNYRQHDRVPLLIPEVNPGHLALIDEQSWGDGGFIVTNPNCSTTGLICGLHPLMDAFDLEAVQVTMLQALSGAGYPGVPSLDAVGNVIPHIGGEEEKLATEPRKILGTLDGDRIEPAALTLSAQCTRVPVRNGHLACASVRFRDDIEAEAVADALRTFRAPAVTESLPSRPDPFVQVLDAPDAPQPQRHVEAGGGMTVSVGRVQDCPVNDVKFVLLSHNTVRGAAGGALLNAELLASEGYLDRARADAATEPAAG; encoded by the coding sequence ATGGACGAACACGACTACCGCGTCGGCATTCTCGGGGCGACGGGCGCCGTGGGGCAGACGTTCATTCGCCTGCTCGACGACCATCCGTGGTTTACGGTCACGTCCGTGGCGGCGTCCGAGCGCTCGGCGGGGCGTCCGTACCGCGAGGCGGCAAACTGGCTGAGCGGACAGCCGATTCCGCCGTCCGTCGCGTCCCTCGAGGTGCAGTCGACGGAGCCGGAGGCCATGGACTGCGACGTCGTGTTTTCTGCGCTCGACTCCTCCGTGGCGGGCGAGATTGAGGAGGCCTTTGCGAGGGCGGGCGTCCCGGTCGTCTCCAACGCCAAAAACTACCGGCAGCACGACCGGGTGCCCCTTCTCATCCCGGAGGTGAACCCCGGCCACCTTGCCCTGATCGATGAGCAGTCGTGGGGGGACGGGGGCTTCATCGTCACCAACCCAAACTGCTCCACGACGGGGCTCATCTGCGGGCTCCATCCCCTGATGGACGCGTTCGACCTGGAGGCGGTGCAGGTGACGATGCTGCAGGCGTTGTCCGGGGCCGGCTATCCGGGCGTGCCGTCGCTCGACGCGGTGGGCAACGTCATTCCCCACATTGGCGGGGAGGAGGAGAAGCTGGCGACGGAGCCCCGCAAGATCCTGGGTACGCTCGACGGCGACCGCATCGAGCCGGCGGCCCTGACCCTGAGTGCGCAGTGCACGCGCGTGCCGGTCCGAAACGGGCACCTGGCCTGTGCCTCCGTGCGGTTCCGCGATGACATTGAGGCCGAGGCCGTCGCCGATGCGCTCCGCACCTTCCGGGCGCCCGCCGTGACCGAGTCGCTGCCGAGCCGCCCCGACCCATTTGTGCAGGTGCTGGACGCGCCCGATGCGCCCCAGCCGCAGCGGCACGTGGAGGCCGGGGGCGGAATGACCGTGTCCGTGGGGCGGGTGCAGGACTGTCCCGTCAACGACGTCAAGTTCGTTCTCCTCTCGCACAACACCGTGCGCGGGGCGGCCGGCGGGGCCCTGCTCAACGCCGAGCTGCTGGCGTCGGAGGGCTACCTGGACCGCGCCCGTGCCGACGCCGCTACAGAGCCCGCCGCAGGGTAG
- the bamA gene encoding outer membrane protein assembly factor BamA, whose protein sequence is MVEDIQVRGVEDAQTRQFVIQSSGLAAGQEVTLPSGQAISQAIRAIYDLRTFSDVSIHRTDQSGGNVTLVIDVTPEPTLTAYKLQGIDDGDREDLKKQIPLLKGSPARPSDVERAKQIIKNFYKDEGYLRTDVSVQRTSTQDNRVRLVFNVDRKEEIEVERIRFLGNERFDDGDLRGAMEETRENRWWRIWKGEQFKRDAYEDDLDLVIDLYREHGYYDAQIVRDSVYYMGDGGLGIDVKVREGDQYYVREVDWKGNSVYPDRVLSEQLGLTEGEVYNGKALDENLYGSGRQSGVLGLYMDRGYMRADVQPTVRVAEGDSLDITMDVREGEIYNFGDVNITGNTKTKDYVIRRELYTVPGDRFSRSAIQESIRRLNQLDYFSQESLSGGPDISVDQEEKEADVSYSVEEVGSDQLQLSGTFGQFGLVLQLGFQFNNFSAQNLFEGDAWRPLPSGDGQKLSVNVRTNGTYYQNYSLSFTEPWFGGSPTPVGGSVSYSKYTRSVFGGRSASRGIRDGRFQNISANLFVRQRLNWPDDKFMVGSRVGFQLYDNRGRDASTGNRRPLFGSVPYGTNQSITFRQSLSRNSVDNPTFPRTGSKVSLSVEVAPPIGDLVQYHKWRLNSSWNVPIGENFSFGVGTNFGYIGSITGDPVRFETFEVGGTPFDYQGGTFGTDPVFMRGYPRGVIGPLNRTRGGNLQPQGGQVMNKYTSEFRWKAVESQQLQARPYVFLDAANAWNSLNAYTPNDLYRSAGVGVKLFLPIVGMIEFNYGYNFESYRSLETSNIESPGWSFQFSLGQGFGGGGR, encoded by the coding sequence GTGGTTGAAGACATCCAGGTGCGTGGGGTGGAAGATGCGCAGACGCGCCAGTTCGTCATCCAGTCGAGCGGCCTGGCGGCGGGCCAGGAAGTGACGCTCCCGTCCGGCCAGGCCATCAGCCAGGCCATCCGCGCCATCTACGACCTCCGAACGTTCTCGGACGTCTCCATCCACCGGACCGACCAATCGGGGGGCAACGTGACGCTCGTCATCGACGTGACGCCCGAGCCCACCCTTACCGCCTACAAGCTACAGGGCATCGACGATGGGGATCGTGAGGACCTGAAGAAGCAGATTCCCCTCCTGAAGGGAAGCCCCGCTCGTCCCTCCGACGTGGAGCGGGCCAAGCAGATCATCAAAAACTTCTACAAGGACGAGGGCTATCTGCGGACGGACGTCAGCGTGCAGCGCACGAGCACCCAGGACAACCGCGTCCGACTGGTCTTCAACGTAGATCGGAAGGAGGAGATCGAGGTCGAGCGCATCCGCTTCCTCGGCAACGAACGATTTGACGATGGGGACCTGCGGGGGGCGATGGAGGAGACGCGCGAAAACCGCTGGTGGCGCATCTGGAAGGGCGAGCAGTTCAAGCGGGACGCCTACGAGGACGACCTTGATCTCGTCATCGATCTGTACCGCGAGCACGGCTACTACGACGCCCAGATCGTCCGGGACTCGGTATACTACATGGGAGACGGCGGGCTCGGGATCGACGTGAAGGTGCGGGAGGGCGACCAGTACTATGTGCGCGAGGTCGACTGGAAGGGCAACAGCGTCTATCCGGACCGGGTCCTGTCCGAGCAGTTGGGGCTCACGGAGGGCGAGGTGTACAACGGCAAGGCCCTCGACGAGAACCTATACGGCAGCGGGCGGCAGAGCGGGGTGCTGGGCCTCTACATGGACCGCGGCTACATGCGGGCGGACGTGCAGCCAACGGTACGGGTCGCAGAGGGGGACTCGCTCGACATTACGATGGACGTGCGGGAGGGAGAGATCTACAACTTCGGCGACGTCAACATCACCGGCAACACGAAGACCAAAGACTACGTCATTCGTCGGGAGCTGTACACGGTGCCCGGCGATCGGTTCAGCCGGAGCGCGATTCAGGAGTCGATTCGCCGCCTCAATCAGCTGGACTACTTCAGTCAGGAATCCCTGTCCGGCGGGCCCGACATCAGTGTCGACCAGGAAGAAAAAGAGGCGGACGTCAGCTACAGCGTCGAGGAGGTGGGGAGCGACCAGCTCCAGCTCTCCGGAACGTTCGGGCAGTTCGGGCTCGTCCTCCAGCTTGGATTTCAGTTCAACAATTTCTCGGCCCAGAACCTGTTCGAGGGCGACGCCTGGCGCCCGCTTCCGTCCGGCGATGGCCAGAAGCTGAGCGTGAACGTGCGGACCAACGGCACCTACTACCAGAACTATTCGCTCTCCTTCACGGAGCCCTGGTTCGGGGGCAGCCCGACGCCGGTCGGGGGCTCGGTGTCGTACTCGAAGTACACCCGCTCGGTCTTCGGGGGGCGCAGCGCCTCTCGTGGCATCCGCGACGGCCGGTTCCAGAACATCTCGGCCAACCTGTTCGTCCGCCAGCGGCTAAACTGGCCCGACGACAAGTTCATGGTTGGGTCGCGCGTGGGATTTCAGCTTTACGACAATCGGGGCCGCGACGCGAGTACCGGAAATCGGCGTCCCCTCTTCGGCAGCGTCCCGTACGGCACCAACCAGTCCATCACGTTCCGGCAGTCGCTGAGCCGCAATTCCGTCGACAACCCCACCTTCCCCCGCACCGGGTCGAAGGTGTCGCTCTCGGTGGAGGTGGCCCCGCCGATCGGCGACCTGGTTCAGTACCACAAGTGGCGGCTCAATTCGAGCTGGAACGTCCCGATTGGGGAGAACTTCTCGTTCGGCGTCGGGACCAACTTCGGCTACATTGGCTCCATCACCGGCGATCCGGTCCGGTTCGAGACCTTCGAGGTGGGCGGGACGCCGTTCGACTACCAGGGCGGCACGTTCGGGACGGACCCGGTCTTCATGCGCGGATACCCGCGCGGCGTGATCGGTCCGCTCAACCGCACTCGTGGGGGCAACCTGCAGCCACAGGGCGGTCAGGTGATGAACAAGTACACCTCCGAGTTTCGGTGGAAGGCGGTCGAGTCGCAGCAGCTGCAGGCGCGTCCGTATGTGTTCCTCGACGCGGCCAATGCGTGGAACAGCCTGAACGCGTACACCCCCAACGACCTGTACCGGTCGGCCGGGGTGGGCGTGAAGCTGTTCCTTCCCATTGTGGGCATGATCGAGTTTAACTACGGATACAACTTTGAATCCTACCGCTCGCTCGAAACGAGCAACATCGAGTCCCCGGGCTGGTCCTTCCAGTTCTCGCTGGGGCAGGGCTTCGGCGGGGGCGGACGCTAG
- a CDS encoding GNAT family N-acetyltransferase, with the protein MAYPDVRRAQPDHQTAVGDLWAQLLEEQEAMEERFGVAEDARDRWENDFPQWLDDETYRVYVAEVDGEVVGFATAHRWGPPPIYAESSEVFIDELYVRPDDRRQGLGSQLVQAVRDWTGRIGAQRLRLNVLAANEEARAFWAAQEARPLTVTLAVEHEGAEDATDDEGSKKIGF; encoded by the coding sequence ATGGCTTACCCCGACGTGCGACGCGCCCAGCCCGATCACCAAACTGCGGTGGGGGACCTGTGGGCACAGCTTCTCGAGGAGCAGGAGGCGATGGAGGAGCGCTTCGGCGTCGCGGAGGACGCCCGGGACCGGTGGGAGAATGATTTCCCGCAGTGGCTCGACGACGAGACGTACCGCGTATACGTGGCGGAGGTGGACGGCGAGGTCGTGGGCTTCGCCACGGCCCATCGGTGGGGCCCGCCGCCCATCTACGCGGAGAGCTCAGAGGTTTTCATCGACGAGCTGTACGTTCGGCCGGACGACCGGCGGCAGGGCCTGGGGAGCCAACTCGTGCAGGCGGTGCGCGACTGGACGGGCCGAATTGGGGCGCAGCGCCTCCGCCTCAATGTCCTTGCCGCCAATGAGGAGGCCCGCGCCTTCTGGGCCGCGCAGGAGGCGCGTCCGCTCACCGTGACGCTGGCGGTCGAGCACGAGGGCGCCGAGGACGCGACGGACGACGAAGGATCCAAAAAGATTGGCTTTTAG
- the surE gene encoding 5'/3'-nucleotidase SurE translates to MSSPASGDEPRILLCNDDGIHAPGIQSLASALDGLGELFVVAPTTEQSAVGHAITVRDPVRAHREEFEVPSGPIPAWGVTGTPADSVKLACHELLDAPPDLVVSGINQGPNTAVNVLYSGTVSAATEASILGLDSLAISLCEWSKPQFEVAGQWARRIVEWALDRGLPQGVLLNVNVPALSAEQIEGVALTRQARSRWEEGFERRTDPADRPYYWLAGTFVNLDDGPETDLSAIERGYVSVTPIQHDMTAHDAFEAFGTWDWDESAGPDGSE, encoded by the coding sequence ATGAGCAGCCCTGCGTCGGGCGACGAGCCCCGCATCCTTCTCTGCAACGACGACGGCATCCACGCCCCCGGCATCCAGTCGCTCGCGTCGGCCCTCGACGGGCTGGGCGAGCTGTTTGTCGTGGCCCCCACCACCGAGCAGAGCGCCGTGGGGCACGCCATCACAGTCCGCGATCCGGTTCGTGCGCACCGGGAGGAGTTTGAGGTGCCGTCCGGCCCGATTCCCGCCTGGGGCGTCACCGGAACGCCCGCCGACAGCGTCAAGCTTGCCTGCCACGAACTGCTCGACGCGCCGCCCGACCTGGTGGTAAGTGGCATCAACCAGGGCCCGAATACGGCCGTAAATGTGCTCTACTCGGGCACCGTGAGCGCCGCCACCGAGGCCTCGATCCTGGGGCTGGATTCCCTGGCCATTTCCTTGTGCGAATGGTCGAAGCCGCAGTTTGAGGTGGCGGGGCAGTGGGCCCGGCGCATCGTGGAGTGGGCGCTCGATCGGGGGCTGCCGCAGGGCGTGCTCCTGAACGTGAACGTTCCGGCGCTGTCGGCGGAGCAGATCGAAGGGGTTGCGCTCACCCGGCAGGCCCGGTCGCGATGGGAGGAGGGCTTCGAACGCCGGACGGACCCGGCCGACCGGCCCTACTACTGGCTCGCCGGGACCTTCGTGAACCTCGACGACGGGCCGGAGACGGACCTGTCCGCCATCGAGCGGGGCTACGTGTCCGTCACCCCGATTCAGCACGACATGACGGCCCACGACGCCTTCGAGGCCTTCGGGACGTGGGACTGGGACGAGTCGGCCGGCCCCGATGGCTCCGAGTAG
- a CDS encoding OmpH family outer membrane protein: protein MQDQRCGGGGTVRNALAPPTRHLARVVVMAAALCVLWGGEARAQQKIGYIDSQAILEKLPEYASVEQKLDQLEDEWRAEIEAQEEQVQALRDEYRAWELLYTDEERRQKQAAIQKAREKVDRLRQRYFGPDGRLYTRQQELMRPIQERILDATEEVATEEGYDYVFDKSEKVLFMYARQDHNLNRRVLRALGITPGQQTEGQ from the coding sequence ATGCAGGATCAGCGATGCGGTGGAGGCGGCACGGTCCGGAACGCTCTTGCCCCCCCTACGCGGCATCTGGCCCGCGTTGTCGTGATGGCCGCCGCGCTGTGCGTGCTGTGGGGGGGCGAGGCACGCGCCCAGCAGAAGATTGGGTACATCGACTCGCAGGCCATTCTGGAGAAGCTTCCGGAATACGCGAGCGTGGAGCAGAAACTCGACCAGTTGGAGGACGAGTGGCGCGCCGAAATCGAGGCCCAGGAGGAACAGGTACAGGCCCTGCGGGACGAGTACCGGGCGTGGGAGCTGCTCTACACCGACGAGGAGCGTCGGCAGAAGCAGGCGGCCATCCAGAAGGCCCGGGAAAAGGTCGACCGGCTACGCCAGCGATACTTCGGGCCGGACGGCCGGCTCTACACCCGGCAGCAGGAGCTCATGCGCCCCATCCAGGAGCGCATCCTCGACGCTACGGAGGAGGTTGCCACGGAGGAAGGGTACGACTACGTCTTTGACAAGAGCGAGAAGGTGCTCTTCATGTACGCCCGGCAGGACCACAACTTGAATCGTCGGGTGCTCCGGGCACTCGGGATCACCCCCGGGCAACAGACGGAGGGGCAATGA
- the folD gene encoding bifunctional methylenetetrahydrofolate dehydrogenase/methenyltetrahydrofolate cyclohydrolase FolD, whose amino-acid sequence MPDASDADLLDGQALSQAVRDEVKADIQAWTDDHRPPFLSAVLVGDNPASKAYVRGKEKDAAEVGIETETHHLDADTSQSELLDLVHDLNADASVDGILVQLPLPDHVDERTVIDAVDPSKDVDGFHPENLGRLMRGTPRYIPATPYGIMEMLSRSDIDPESMDAVIVGRSNIVGKPLANLLLRRTANATVTVCHSRTKDLAAHTRRADLLVAAAGQAAFIDADMVKEDAVVIDVGINRVDDPSTDRGYRLVGDVDFEGVRPKARRITPVPGGVGLMTRAMLLKNTLKAARLRATSA is encoded by the coding sequence ATGCCCGACGCTTCCGACGCCGACCTGCTCGACGGACAAGCCCTTTCGCAGGCCGTTCGCGACGAGGTCAAGGCCGACATCCAGGCCTGGACCGACGACCACCGTCCCCCGTTTCTCTCCGCCGTCCTCGTCGGGGACAACCCGGCGTCGAAGGCCTACGTGCGCGGCAAGGAAAAAGACGCCGCGGAGGTGGGCATCGAGACCGAAACGCACCACCTCGACGCCGACACGTCGCAGAGTGAGCTCCTCGACCTGGTGCACGACCTGAACGCCGACGCCTCGGTCGACGGCATCCTCGTACAGCTTCCCCTTCCCGACCACGTCGACGAGCGAACCGTGATCGACGCCGTGGACCCGTCGAAGGACGTGGACGGCTTCCATCCCGAAAACCTGGGCCGCTTGATGCGCGGCACCCCGCGGTACATCCCCGCCACGCCGTACGGCATCATGGAGATGCTGTCCCGCTCCGACATCGATCCGGAAAGCATGGACGCGGTGATCGTGGGGCGGTCCAACATCGTGGGCAAGCCCCTCGCCAATTTGCTCCTGCGCCGCACGGCCAACGCCACGGTGACCGTTTGCCACAGCCGAACGAAGGACCTCGCCGCCCACACCCGCCGGGCCGACCTGCTGGTCGCCGCCGCCGGCCAGGCCGCCTTCATCGACGCCGACATGGTCAAGGAGGATGCCGTCGTGATCGACGTGGGCATCAACCGGGTCGACGACCCGTCCACCGACCGCGGCTACCGGCTCGTCGGCGACGTCGACTTCGAAGGGGTCCGGCCGAAGGCCCGCCGGATCACGCCGGTGCCGGGGGGCGTCGGGCTCATGACGCGGGCGATGCTTCTGAAGAACACCCTCAAGGCGGCGCGACTGCGGGCCACGTCGGCGTAG